In Takifugu flavidus isolate HTHZ2018 chromosome 1, ASM371156v2, whole genome shotgun sequence, the DNA window TAAGGGTCTCGTAAACTGACGGGCAGTCTACGACACATTCTGCAGTTTGGCCTCCAAAATCCTGTTTATCATAGAATCTGATCTTCCAGGACTTTCCATACACCTtgaacaagtaaaaaaaaaaaagcagcattaatatttttatatgtaatcgttttcctttctttcccccTTTCTAATTCCCATCCCTCTGTCAGGAATTTTGTCTACAGGCTGTCCTATGAATGATGTTAAATGTGCTGCCCGAATGATGAGCCCTTTAGCTCTCTGTTAGAATTGGGCTGGTTAATATTTGGTTGGTGTCCTCTGAGCTATTTCACAAAAGCTGGCACCCTCTGCTGAgataaaaatgtaacaaaagaaggtctttgcttttttcccaGAGGATTTTCAACAGCTACCTTTTTCCTAATAGGACATCAAAAACAGTGTGAGCCAAAAGTCCCGCTCTGGATCCCGAGCTTACGTTTTTGATTGCACGGCACGACTTGATGCTCTCGTTGAAGCCCATCCACTGTTGGTGATCAGGGTACTCCCCATGGCTGAGGACGTACTGGTTGCCAGTGTAGTTGGGGTGCTCGTACAGCACCCAGCAGCCACTCTGCACCTTGATGGAGTTGCAGCGGCTGAAGTACGTGCGCAGGTCAGGAGTGTCGCTGGCGCACTCGTAGCTTCGCCCTTGAAAATTCTTATCCTCAAAAAACACAATCTGAGCAAACCGAAAACAAAAGAATTCATGCATGCACCATGCCAACATTTAAACAAAGATAACAGCAGCTTAACTA includes these proteins:
- the LOC130523310 gene encoding gamma-crystallin M2-like isoform X1 encodes the protein MSLEAASPVHIVFFEDKNFQGRSYECASDTPDLRTYFSRCNSIKVQSGCWVLYEHPNYTGNQYVLSHGEYPDHQQWMGFNESIKSCRAIKNVYGKSWKIRFYDKQDFGGQTAECVVDCPSVYETLNLREFHSCVVMDGAWVLYEQPNYHGHQYFLERGEYHNYTDWGATSPAAGSFRMITDF
- the LOC130523310 gene encoding gamma-crystallin M2-like isoform X2 encodes the protein MGKIVFFEDKNFQGRSYECASDTPDLRTYFSRCNSIKVQSGCWVLYEHPNYTGNQYVLSHGEYPDHQQWMGFNESIKSCRAIKNVYGKSWKIRFYDKQDFGGQTAECVVDCPSVYETLNLREFHSCVVMDGAWVLYEQPNYHGHQYFLERGEYHNYTDWGATSPAAGSFRMITDF